One Oscillospiraceae bacterium genomic region harbors:
- a CDS encoding aminotransferase class I/II-fold pyridoxal phosphate-dependent enzyme codes for MRPSGIRKFFDLAADMPHCISLGVGEPDFKTPWSVRDAGIRSLELGRTKYTANAGLKELRSEICNYLARRFELHYKEENVLVTVGGSEAIDLTIRALVQPGDEVVIPEPCFVCYEPITQLTGGVPVHIATRAEDQFRLTADQLRAAITPKTKLLIFPYPNNPTGAVMSAAEMEEIAAVLRETNVVVLSDEIYSELTYGLDRHVSIASLPGMAERTIVVNGFSKSYAMTGWRLGYAAGPAPLIKVMTKIHQSCIMSAPTTSQYAAITALHQCDDQIEMMRDEYNRRRRYVVKSLNDMGLTCFEPRGAFYVFPSIQISGLTSSEFCEQLLREKEVAIIPGSAFGASGEGYARISYAYSVDHLQTAMKRIREFLHEHGWEK; via the coding sequence ATGCGGCCCTCGGGCATCCGCAAGTTCTTTGACCTGGCAGCCGATATGCCCCACTGCATCTCTCTGGGTGTGGGCGAGCCGGACTTCAAAACGCCCTGGAGCGTGCGCGATGCCGGCATCCGCAGCCTGGAACTGGGCCGTACCAAGTACACCGCCAACGCGGGCTTAAAAGAACTGCGCAGCGAGATCTGCAACTACCTGGCCCGCCGGTTTGAACTGCACTATAAAGAGGAAAATGTCCTGGTCACCGTCGGCGGCAGCGAGGCCATCGACCTGACCATCCGCGCCCTGGTGCAGCCGGGGGATGAGGTCGTCATCCCGGAGCCCTGCTTCGTCTGCTACGAGCCGATCACCCAGCTGACCGGCGGCGTTCCGGTGCACATTGCCACCCGCGCCGAGGATCAGTTCCGCCTGACTGCCGACCAGCTGCGGGCCGCCATCACGCCCAAGACCAAGTTGCTGATCTTCCCGTACCCCAACAACCCCACCGGCGCTGTGATGAGCGCCGCCGAGATGGAGGAGATCGCCGCCGTCCTGCGGGAGACAAACGTTGTCGTATTGTCGGACGAAATCTACTCCGAATTGACCTACGGCCTCGACCGCCATGTGTCCATTGCCTCGCTGCCCGGCATGGCCGAGCGCACCATCGTAGTCAACGGCTTCTCCAAATCCTACGCCATGACCGGCTGGCGGCTGGGCTACGCTGCGGGTCCTGCGCCGCTCATCAAGGTGATGACGAAAATTCACCAGAGCTGCATCATGTCGGCCCCCACCACCAGCCAGTACGCCGCCATCACGGCGCTGCACCAGTGCGACGACCAGATCGAGATGATGCGTGACGAATACAACCGCCGCCGCCGTTATGTAGTGAAATCACTCAACGATATGGGCCTGACCTGCTTTGAGCCGCGGGGCGCGTTTTACGTCTTTCCGTCCATTCAGATCAGCGGCCTGACCAGCAGCGAATTCTGCGAGCAGCTGCTGCGGGAAAAGGAAGTTGCCATCATCCCCGGCAGCGCGTTCGGTGCATCGGGCGAAGGCTACGCCCGCATCAGCTACGCCTACAGCGTGGATCACCTGCAGACCGCGATGAAGCGTATCCGCGAATTTTTGCACGAACACGGATGGGAGAAGTGA
- a CDS encoding Lrp/AsnC family transcriptional regulator gives MEELLRILEKNARMPIEDIAAMLDKTPTEVAAMMDEAAEKGYIRGYETLIDWEQAGVNLVEAVIELRVTPHKARGFDDIGMTIAQFDEVDTVLLMSGSYDLQVIIKGRSFQEIAIFVAKRLSPLDDVLSTATSFVLRPYKRGGRLYLPEEPDERECTVL, from the coding sequence ATGGAAGAACTGCTTCGCATTTTGGAAAAAAACGCCCGTATGCCCATTGAGGATATTGCCGCCATGCTGGATAAGACCCCCACGGAGGTCGCCGCCATGATGGATGAGGCCGCCGAAAAAGGCTACATCCGCGGCTACGAGACCCTCATCGACTGGGAGCAGGCCGGGGTCAACCTGGTCGAGGCCGTGATCGAGCTGCGCGTGACCCCCCACAAAGCCCGCGGCTTTGACGATATCGGCATGACCATCGCCCAGTTTGACGAGGTGGACACCGTGCTGCTGATGAGCGGCAGCTACGACCTGCAGGTCATCATCAAGGGCCGCAGCTTCCAGGAGATCGCCATCTTCGTGGCCAAGCGCCTGTCCCCGCTGGACGACGTGCTCTCTACCGCCACCAGCTTTGTGCTGCGCCCCTACAAGCGCGGCGGCCGCCTGTATCTGCCCGAAGAACCCGATGAAAGAGAGTGTACCGTCCTGTGA
- the rfbB gene encoding dTDP-glucose 4,6-dehydratase, giving the protein MKTYLVTGCAGFIGSNFVHYMLEKYEDIRLINLDKLTYAGNLENLQDIEGDARHIFVQGDICDKALVTDLIAKYDPDYVINFAAESHVDRSIKNPEIFVESNVLGTVNLLQCCKDAWYDAAAKTWKEGKKYLQVSTDEVYGALGAEGYFMETTPLCPHSPYSASKASADMFVKAFHDTYGMPMNITRCSNNYGPYQFPEKLIPLLINNAKQHKQLPVYGDGMQIRDWLYVMDHCKAIDMVANGGKDGEVYNVGGHNERPNIFIVKTVIAQLHDRLKDKGISEELITHVADRLGHDRRYGIDPTKIKEDLGWYPETPFEKGIVLTIDWYLAHPDWMAHVTSGDYQKYYEQMYKNK; this is encoded by the coding sequence ATGAAAACCTATCTTGTTACCGGCTGTGCCGGTTTCATCGGCTCCAACTTTGTGCATTACATGCTGGAGAAGTACGAGGACATCCGCCTCATCAATCTGGACAAACTGACCTACGCCGGCAACCTGGAGAACCTGCAGGACATCGAGGGCGACGCCCGCCACATCTTCGTGCAGGGCGACATCTGCGACAAAGCCCTGGTCACCGACCTGATCGCCAAGTATGACCCCGATTATGTCATCAACTTTGCCGCCGAGAGCCACGTTGACCGCAGCATCAAGAACCCCGAGATCTTCGTCGAGAGCAACGTGCTGGGCACCGTGAACCTGCTGCAGTGCTGCAAGGACGCCTGGTATGACGCCGCCGCCAAGACCTGGAAAGAGGGCAAGAAGTATCTGCAGGTCTCTACCGACGAAGTCTACGGCGCCCTGGGTGCCGAAGGTTACTTCATGGAAACCACCCCGCTGTGCCCCCACAGCCCGTACTCTGCCTCCAAGGCCAGCGCCGACATGTTCGTCAAGGCATTCCACGATACCTATGGCATGCCGATGAACATCACCCGCTGCTCCAACAACTACGGTCCCTATCAGTTCCCCGAGAAGCTGATCCCGCTGCTCATCAACAACGCCAAGCAGCACAAGCAGCTGCCCGTTTACGGCGACGGCATGCAGATCCGCGACTGGCTGTACGTTATGGATCACTGCAAGGCCATCGACATGGTCGCCAACGGCGGCAAGGACGGCGAGGTCTACAATGTGGGCGGCCACAACGAGCGCCCCAACATCTTCATCGTCAAGACGGTCATCGCCCAGCTGCATGACCGTCTGAAGGACAAGGGCATCAGCGAGGAGCTCATCACCCACGTGGCCGACCGTCTGGGCCACGACCGCCGTTACGGCATCGACCCCACCAAAATCAAGGAAGATCTGGGTTGGTACCCCGAGACCCCGTTTGAGAAGGGCATCGTGCTGACCATTGACTGGTACCTGGCACACCCCGACTGGATGGCCCACGTCACCAGCGGCGACTACCAGAAATACTACGAGCAGATGTACAAAAACAAGTAA
- the rfbD gene encoding dTDP-4-dehydrorhamnose reductase, giving the protein MKILITGCRGQLGTELQKQLAAESCVLGPLPERLRKATIIPVDVDELDITDREATINYIRRHQPETVINCAAFTNVDGCEISRDAAYKVNALGPRNLALACEKVNARLIHISTDYVFPGVANGGIALDECAVPAPISAYGQTKLLGEQYVERFCRRHFIVRTAWLYSYYGKNFVKTMVRLGKTHDEITVVNDQLGNPTNAVDLAYHILKLAVSHDYGIYHCTGNGICSWYDFASAIMKEAGLPCKVNPCTSAEYAAANPASASRPAWSALENRMLRCTVGDEMRDWQDALHDFFANWNGEL; this is encoded by the coding sequence ATGAAGATTTTAATTACCGGCTGCCGCGGCCAGCTGGGTACCGAGCTGCAAAAGCAGCTGGCTGCCGAGAGCTGCGTCCTCGGCCCGCTGCCGGAGCGGCTGCGCAAGGCCACCATCATCCCCGTGGATGTGGATGAACTGGACATCACCGACCGTGAAGCGACCATCAACTATATCCGCCGCCACCAGCCTGAGACTGTCATTAACTGCGCGGCTTTCACCAATGTGGACGGCTGCGAGATCTCCCGCGATGCGGCCTACAAGGTCAACGCTCTGGGACCCCGCAACCTGGCCTTGGCCTGTGAGAAGGTCAACGCCCGCCTGATCCATATTTCTACGGACTATGTGTTCCCCGGTGTCGCCAACGGCGGCATCGCCCTGGACGAGTGCGCCGTGCCCGCGCCTATCTCGGCCTACGGCCAGACCAAGCTGCTGGGCGAGCAGTATGTCGAGCGGTTCTGCCGCCGCCATTTCATCGTGCGCACCGCCTGGCTGTACAGCTACTATGGAAAAAACTTTGTCAAGACCATGGTCCGCCTGGGCAAAACCCACGACGAGATCACCGTTGTCAATGACCAGCTGGGCAACCCCACCAACGCGGTGGACCTGGCCTACCACATCCTCAAGCTGGCCGTCAGCCACGATTACGGCATCTACCACTGCACTGGCAACGGCATCTGCAGCTGGTATGATTTTGCTTCCGCCATCATGAAGGAAGCCGGCCTGCCCTGCAAGGTGAACCCCTGCACCAGCGCCGAGTACGCCGCTGCCAACCCCGCCAGCGCCAGCCGCCCCGCCTGGAGCGCCCTGGAGAACCGCATGCTGCGCTGCACCGTCGGCGACGAGATGCGCGACTGGCAGGATGCCTTACACGATTTCTTTGCAAACTGGAACGGAGAATTATAA
- the rfbA gene encoding glucose-1-phosphate thymidylyltransferase RfbA — MKGIILAGGAGTRLYPLTMVTSKQLLPVYDKPMIYYPLSTLMLAGIQDILIISTPTDTPRFEALLGDGSQYGLHLQYKVQPSPDGLAQAFILGEEFIGDDCCAMVLGDNIFYGAGFSKRLKGAAANAAAGRSTVFGYFVNDPERFGVVAFDKDGHATSIEEKPAEPKSNYAVTGLYFYNKDVVKMAKQVKPSARGELEITTLNQMYLDEGKLDVQLLGRGYAWLDTGTMDSLVEAATFVQTVEQRQGIKISAPEEIAYKYGWITKEKLLESAARYGKSPYGQHLKNVADDKLQY, encoded by the coding sequence ATGAAAGGTATTATCCTTGCCGGCGGCGCCGGCACCCGACTTTACCCGCTGACGATGGTCACCTCCAAGCAGCTGCTGCCCGTTTACGACAAACCGATGATCTACTACCCGTTGTCCACCCTGATGCTGGCCGGCATCCAGGACATCCTGATCATCTCCACCCCCACCGACACCCCGCGTTTTGAGGCCCTGCTGGGGGACGGCAGCCAGTACGGCCTACACCTGCAGTACAAGGTGCAGCCCAGCCCGGACGGCCTGGCACAGGCGTTCATTTTGGGCGAGGAGTTCATCGGCGACGACTGCTGCGCCATGGTTTTGGGCGACAACATCTTCTACGGTGCCGGTTTCTCCAAGCGGCTCAAGGGCGCTGCAGCCAACGCCGCCGCCGGCCGCAGCACCGTGTTCGGCTACTTTGTCAACGACCCCGAGCGTTTCGGCGTTGTCGCCTTTGACAAGGACGGCCATGCCACCTCTATCGAGGAAAAGCCCGCCGAACCCAAGAGCAACTACGCCGTCACCGGCCTGTATTTCTACAACAAGGACGTCGTCAAGATGGCCAAGCAGGTCAAGCCCAGCGCCCGCGGCGAACTGGAGATCACCACCCTGAACCAGATGTACCTGGACGAGGGCAAGCTGGATGTGCAGCTGCTGGGCCGTGGCTACGCCTGGCTGGACACCGGCACGATGGACTCTCTGGTGGAAGCTGCCACCTTTGTGCAGACCGTCGAGCAGCGCCAGGGCATTAAAATCTCGGCTCCCGAGGAGATCGCCTACAAGTACGGCTGGATCACCAAGGAGAAACTGCTGGAAAGCGCCGCCCGTTACGGCAAGAGCCCCTACGGCCAGCACCTGAAGAACGTGGCCGACGACAAGCTGCAGTACTAA
- a CDS encoding class B sortase produces the protein MPRHYRKLRGNSAYYPFAARTGMRARQRREVRALRIAGTVLLGAAAALLLRQTVGRGGQPEAPVQPVPSPALVETAENARGSSITVQPVAATRDALAATLDADDAAHATPAPAAPAAHIQEVLPAYRDLYEQNPDLIGWLTIDGTDIDLPVVQTPGNNEYYLRRGFDRLYATGGTLFMDEHCSIDPDAPTANWLIYGHNMVDGSMFGQLTRYRSEDFYKAHTTFTFNTIYETAAWQVVAALDTTLGADELPYYTFFDADTKLEWQQRVDAITALSLYDTGVTPAYGQQLLVLSTCGTSSPAAKTRFALLAVRCCEN, from the coding sequence ATGCCGCGGCATTACCGCAAACTGCGGGGCAACTCGGCCTATTATCCCTTTGCGGCGCGCACCGGCATGCGGGCCCGCCAGCGGCGGGAGGTCCGCGCCCTGCGCATCGCCGGTACGGTGCTGCTGGGGGCGGCTGCTGCTTTGCTTCTGCGCCAGACTGTAGGCCGCGGCGGCCAGCCGGAAGCTCCGGTGCAGCCTGTTCCCTCCCCTGCGCTGGTGGAAACGGCAGAAAACGCCCGCGGCAGCAGCATCACGGTGCAGCCGGTGGCTGCCACCCGCGACGCCCTGGCCGCCACACTGGATGCCGACGATGCCGCTCACGCCACCCCGGCTCCGGCAGCCCCGGCTGCCCACATCCAGGAGGTACTGCCTGCCTACCGCGACCTCTACGAGCAGAACCCCGACCTCATCGGATGGCTGACCATCGACGGCACTGACATCGACCTGCCCGTGGTGCAGACCCCCGGCAACAATGAGTACTACCTGCGCCGCGGCTTTGACCGGCTTTACGCCACCGGCGGCACGCTGTTCATGGACGAGCACTGCTCCATCGATCCCGACGCCCCCACCGCCAACTGGCTGATCTACGGCCATAACATGGTGGACGGTTCGATGTTCGGCCAACTGACCCGTTACCGCAGCGAGGATTTTTACAAAGCACACACCACCTTTACCTTTAACACGATCTACGAGACGGCAGCCTGGCAGGTAGTGGCCGCGCTGGATACGACCCTGGGCGCGGATGAACTGCCCTACTACACCTTTTTTGATGCGGATACCAAGCTGGAGTGGCAGCAGCGCGTGGACGCCATCACAGCGCTGTCCCTCTATGATACCGGCGTGACGCCGGCATATGGCCAGCAATTGCTGGTGCTTTCCACCTGCGGTACCTCCTCGCCCGCCGCTAAGACCCGCTTTGCCCTGCTGGCAGTGCGGTGCTGCGAAAACTGA
- a CDS encoding YdbC family protein — MAEFTYEVTERIAVLSTNARGWERQLNMVSWNGNPPKYDIRDWSPDGSRMAKGISLTEEELKTLKDILNDMEL, encoded by the coding sequence ATGGCAGAATTTACCTATGAAGTTACCGAGCGCATCGCTGTGCTTTCTACCAACGCCCGCGGCTGGGAGCGCCAGCTGAATATGGTCAGCTGGAACGGCAACCCGCCGAAGTATGACATCCGCGATTGGTCTCCGGACGGCAGCCGCATGGCCAAGGGCATCAGCCTGACTGAGGAAGAGCTCAAGACCCTGAAAGACATCCTGAACGATATGGAACTGTGA
- a CDS encoding hydrolase: MEDYRARFVEIYNKNITRPGADRLLSWLETTDFFTAPASTRYHGACECGLVMHSLNVYDAMMQHFYTEGENAESYAICALLHDLCKANFYKVSTRNVKNDATGQWEKVPFYQVADQLPYGHGEKSVYLIEHFMRLKTAEAIAIRWHMGGFDDAVRGGSFAVSDAYNSYPLAVKLHIADLTATYLMEQGTSAVENGHPKNK; this comes from the coding sequence ATGGAAGACTACCGCGCCCGGTTTGTGGAGATCTACAATAAAAACATCACGCGCCCCGGCGCGGACCGCCTGCTGAGCTGGCTGGAGACCACGGACTTTTTCACGGCCCCTGCCTCCACCCGCTACCACGGTGCCTGCGAGTGCGGCCTGGTCATGCACAGCCTGAACGTCTACGACGCGATGATGCAGCATTTTTACACCGAGGGCGAAAACGCCGAAAGCTATGCCATCTGTGCCCTGCTGCACGACCTGTGCAAGGCTAATTTTTACAAAGTCAGCACCCGCAACGTGAAAAACGACGCCACCGGCCAATGGGAGAAAGTGCCGTTTTACCAGGTGGCTGACCAGCTGCCCTACGGCCACGGCGAAAAGAGCGTGTATCTCATCGAGCATTTCATGCGCTTGAAAACCGCCGAGGCTATTGCTATCCGCTGGCATATGGGCGGGTTTGATGATGCCGTCCGCGGCGGCAGCTTTGCCGTGAGCGATGCCTACAACAGCTATCCCCTCGCTGTAAAGCTCCACATCGCCGACCTGACGGCAACTTACCTGATGGAGCAGGGCACCAGCGCTGT